GCAGGCACGGCGCTCTACGCTATACGCTATCATCCTTCTCTATATCCAGTTTTGCTTCTTTTAATCCCTCTTTTATGGTCTCTATGTCAAATCCTCTTCTTGCTAAAAATCCCATTAATCTGTTGAATTTAGTTTTAGCATCAATTTTTCCCATACGTTTTAACCTGGATAAAACAATATTTTTTACTTGCTCAATTTCTATATTTTTTGAGGTTTTGTCCTTGAATAACAGTTCATTTATTGTATCTTCCTGTATTCCTGCCCTGCGCAAATCCATTTTAATAATAAAAGGGCCTTTGCCTTTTTGCCTGAGATAACTAATTCGTTCTTTTGCAAACTTTTCGTCATTTATATAACCAAGCTCTTTTATGCGGCCTATTGCATCGGTTATATTTTCTTCGCTTATTTTTTTTGTTTTCAGCTTTTCTCCAAGCTCTTTTTCACTGCGGGATCTGATGCTTAACAAATGAAAAACACTATTTATTGCCTTTTTCTTTTCATCTTCTCTGTTAATATCTTCAATTTGGGTTTCATTTATTTCCTGCCCGGTTTTAAGCTTATGTTTTATCAGATTTTCTTCTGATAGTGAAAACGAATAGCGGCCGTCAATAAATATTGAAAACCTTTCTTTTTTTCTTTTCTGCTGAACAATTTTGGTGATTCGCATGATAAAATCTAACTGTGTATAAAAGTGTAAAAGTTTGGAAAGTTATGAAAGTTGACAAATTAAAACGCAGTGAACTTTTGCACCCTTACACGCCTGTATTTACTTTTAATCCTATTTTATTTAGTAGAAATAGTTTTTCCGGTTTCAACTCTGATGGGCAGCATCACAATAGGTATTCCTTGATGATAAAGTTTTCTCTGAATAGCAAATACGGTGTAGTTATGAAGCCATCTAGTTAGAAATTTTTCTTCGGGAAATACCAGCTGTCCGCCGAAAAATACTGCGTTTGGAAAACGCTCAAACACTTTCGGAACTAATACCGAAATTTCATCAATAACATCTATCCCGACTGAAGTAATTCCTTCGGCATAATACCCTTTATTACGCATATAGTTTACATATTTATTTACTTCGCTGTTCGCATATTTTTCAAGATTATCAAGTTCAGCTTTTCCTTTAAAATTACCTGCGTCTATTATGCCTGCAGATACAAATATGAAATTCTTAAAGACTCCGCCAAAATTACGAATTACTCCGAAAAGTGTATGAAGCCCCAATCCATTAAAACCGTTTACTAAAATAGCAGCAGTTTTTGAATTGGGATCAAATATAACTTCTTGGCTTTTTGGAGCGAAGTCTTCAGAACCTTCAGCGGCAACAACAAGAGAATCAAGTCTCTTCAAAATTTTTGTAGTATTTACATAGTGATGCTTAATTATAATTGCAAAAGCTATTAAAGTGCCCGTTACAAGAAGAGTAATCCAGCCGCCCTCATTGAATTTTACAATAATGACCGATAAAAGTATAAAAGTTGTAAGGATAAGGCCGAAACCATTAATCGCTAATTTTCTGAACCAGTCCAGGACTTCTTTTCTAGACTGCCACCAGTGGCGCACCATTCCAAGCTGGGACAAAACGAAGGTTATAAATACGTTGATGCTGTACAGAACAATGAGGTATTGTACAGAACCACCTGTAAGAAGCATGAGTACTAGAGAAGAAATCCCCATCAAAAGCACTCCGTTCTGTGTGACCAGACGGTCAGAAAGCATACTGAACTGAGAGGGTACCCACCGATCTATTGCCATATTTGAAAGTACGCGCGGCCCATCTATGAACCCAGCCTGCGATGCTACATAAAGAATGGCAGCTTCTGAAAGCAGAGTGATCAAGACAAAAATGTTCCCCGCCTGGTGTCCCCAGCCAGCAGTGAGACTTTCAAACAATACCGCGTTCAGCGTCTTTCCGCTCTGAAACTGAACACCATATAACATATAGGCGATCATAAGCCCGAGCACCATGAGAGCAAGGGAGAAAGCCATATATTGCATTGTTCTTCGCCCGGTTTGAACTTTCGGCTCCCTCAAGATCGGCAAACCGTTACTGACTGCCTCAATACCAGTATAGGTTCCTGCTCCCATACTGTAAGCTCTTAAAACAAGAAAGATCATGCCGAAGAATCCAAACTCGGAACTGGCCGAGCGGACATCGTTTACGGTTCCTTGAGCAATGACAGGAAAGTTGTTCCAGTGAGCACCGAAAGAATAGATGATCGCGAAAATGTGGGTAAAGACAAAGATGAGAAAGATCGGCATCAGTGTCAAAACGGATTCTTTTACACCGCGAAGATTTAAGATGATAAGCAGGATTAATGCGAAAACCGCAAAACTAACCCGGTACATTAGAAGATTAGCCGGAAGAAAACTAAATATTGCATCCGCAGCGCTGGCGATGGAAAGAGTGATAGTTAAGATATAATCAACCAAGAGCGCACAGCCCGACATCATACCTACTGAAGGGGACAGGAGTTTGCTCGCGACAAGGTATCCTCCTCCACCGGTCGGGAAAAGTTCTATAATCTGGGACTAACTAGAACAGATGACAAATATCGTCAAAGCCGTCCCCAGCGCCA
The genomic region above belongs to Elusimicrobiota bacterium and contains:
- a CDS encoding RecX family transcriptional regulator produces the protein MRITKIVQQKRKKERFSIFIDGRYSFSLSEENLIKHKLKTGQEINETQIEDINREDEKKKAINSVFHLLSIRSRSEKELGEKLKTKKISEENITDAIGRIKELGYINDEKFAKERISYLRQKGKGPFIIKMDLRRAGIQEDTINELLFKDKTSKNIEIEQVKNIVLSRLKRMGKIDAKTKFNRLMGFLARRGFDIETIKEGLKEAKLDIEKDDSV
- a CDS encoding APC family permease, which gives rise to MELFPTGGGGYLVASKLLSPSVGMMSGCALLVDYILTITLSIASAADAIFSFLPANLLMYRVSFAVFALILLIILNLRGVKESVLTLMPIFLIFVFTHIFAIIYSFGAHWNNFPVIAQGTVNDVRSASSEFGFFGMIFLVLRAYSMGAGTYTGIEAVSNGLPILREPKVQTGRRTMQYMAFSLALMVLGLMIAYMLYGVQFQSGKTLNAVLFESLTAGWGHQAGNIFVLITLLSEAAILYVASQAGFIDGPRVLSNMAIDRWVPSQFSMLSDRLVTQNGVLLMGISSLVLMLLTGGSVQYLIVLYSINVFITFVLSQLGMVRHWWQSRKEVLDWFRKLAINGFGLILTTFILLSVIIVKFNEGGWITLLVTGTLIAFAIIIKHHYVNTTKILKRLDSLVVAAEGSEDFAPKSQEVIFDPNSKTAAILVNGFNGLGLHTLFGVIRNFGGVFKNFIFVSAGIIDAGNFKGKAELDNLEKYANSEVNKYVNYMRNKGYYAEGITSVGIDVIDEISVLVPKVFERFPNAVFFGGQLVFPEEKFLTRWLHNYTVFAIQRKLYHQGIPIVMLPIRVETGKTISTK